The genomic stretch ATTGGATCCAAGAACACtctattttaaaaaaaaaaaaaaaaattagtgtataaaaagtaaaatgaTTTAGAGATCAAGAAGCTAAAAAAGATACATAAGGACCGAACGCGGATCGAACGCGTGACCTAGAGATCTGCAATCTCTCGCTCTACCACTGAGCTATCGATCCACTGCGATGACTAGGGCGAGCAAGACTAAGGTATATAGTGGAATAGCTTGGAAGATCAGCAACTGCATTTCAGCCTTCTCTATTCTTGCAGGTAATCAAGagtttaataagtataatcAATTaagagaaagacaaagattaattctttaataataataagtataaaacCATAGACAGTTATAAGATCTATTAGgtagcaaaagcaaaaaaaggaaggaCCGAACGCGGATCGAACGCGTGACCTAGAGATCTGCAATCTCTCGCTCTACCACTGAGCTATCGATCCGAATGTGGAGATCAAGAGCAAATAATTCCATTTATAGACTCATTGCCTTAACCTTTATGGACCAGTTTGCCAGTGTTAAACGTCACAGGAATCAGGATCGCGATAATTGGTTGATTCCTCTAGGATGCCTCCTGTGCCTGTTTAGGGCTTAAGAACAGAGGTACCTAACTGTGCTATCTAAAAGTGGGTATTACTGTGTACTTTGTTTCCTAGGCCGAAAACGGGTCTCACATCAACAGCCAGTCTACAGTCGCATATCAGGTCCgtgtttctttttaaaaagctttcCTTGGAGAGCATGGAAAGCTTACATCTTGGAGTAACAGACTCCTATAACCATTACACTCAGCTAGGAACACAAATTTGGATACATTAGCTGAATAATACAAAGACATGCCCAATCAAGCACAAGTGTAGGGCtcttgaattttttttctcaacaaGTAAGCATATAGGGTAGCCCACTACTAATCGTATTTACAAAGCGTTCAATTAGTTTACACCTCATGATCCTCGTGATGGGCCACCAGTTCAGAACGCCACTGCGCTCAAAGAATATTGGACAAATAGCTTTAACTGGAATATTGCGCAGTCTCATTTGAACGAGCACCCGCCGCAGTTCACGACTACAATTGACGGCGTTGGAAACTACTCGCACAGCATTCCGCTCCACTTTGTCCACCGCCAATCTCCCAGAAAAGATGCCATTCCGCTGCTGTTCGTGCACGGTTACCCAGGGTCGTTTCTAAAGGTCGATCGTGTTATTGACAGGTATATCGATCCTCCCTCTAACGAAACGGCGTTCCATGTAGTGGCTCCTAGATTGCCGGGATTCGGTTTCTCGCCGGCTCCCGAGTATCCTGGCCTAGGGCTCCGGGAGGCTGGTCAAGTCTTCCACAACCTAATGTTGCAGTTGGGATACAACAAGTATATTGTCCATGGTGGTGATCTTGGCTCTCACACCGTGCGCTACATGGCCATCGATCATACTGAGAGCGTTCGAGCACTTCACACCAATCTTTGGCATCCAGTGCCTAATAAGAATGATGTGGAGAGATTCAATGCTAAAAACTCTACGGCAGAGGAGGCATTTCCCATCAGCGTTTTAGCAACGTCCAGGCTATCATATCTGGGCCAGCGGCAGGTCTTTGAGAACCAATCTCTACAGTGAGCATATGCGGCGACAGATAGCCCAGTTGGCCATGCGGCTTGGGTATCAGCCCAGTTGGTTGGTGGTAGTCCTTCTGATCCCTGTACAGCGGATGAAGTCATCACATAGACAATGATGTTACACATATAGGGGCCGTTTGGGGGCGCCAGGATGTACAAGAAACTTTCATCGCGGGTAAGAATTCCGTACATGAAAAGGCTCGCTACGATGTCTCATTGAATACAGGGACAAAACCCATGTATCCTATCTAAAATAGCTGATCTATAAATTGATATATGCAATAGTGATAGTATGAGGTGTCTCTGTGTCCAGCAAGACAGAGAACAATATTTATATATCTAGAAGTCAAATTACATATACGTTAAacgtgaaaaaaaaagttgccTTTATTTTCACTTACACTATACCTACTAGTATGTACCTAGAGGTTGTAGACTTACAGACTTCATGctactagtacctacctaAGGTATTCACTTCCTCCACTTCCCAGCCAATaccatctgcatctgcgaCAGAGCGTGAGCTATGCAACACTGTCGAAAACAGAGAGCACCGGTAAGTGCAAGCCATGTAGTTAGTTCAACATTAAACAAAACAATAACAATAACAACCcaataatatttatattatagaCATTACTACATAATTAAACTCTACTAATATTaattgtctttgtctttttaaATCTTCTATACTTTAACCTCTTTACTCTCCTTATTCTCCTTATCCTCCTTActctcttcactctcttcaccctcttcactctcttcaccctcttcactctcttcaccttcttcaccctcttcaccctcttcaccctcctcaccctcttcactctcctcatcctcctcactctcctcatcctcctcactctcctcatcctcctcactctcctcattctcttcatcctcactctcctcatcctcctcaccttcttcatcctcctcaccctcttcaccttcttcatcctcttcaccctcttcaccctcttcactctcttcaccctcctcatcctcctcaccCTCCTCACCCTCCTCaccctcctcatcctcctcatcttcctcatcctcttcactctcttcaccctcttcgtcctcctcatcctcctcatcctcctcatcctcctcatcctcctcactctcctcattctcttcatcctcttcatcttcctcatcctcctcatcctcttcactctcttcaccctcttcaccctcttcaccctcttcaccctcttcaccctcttcaccctcttcaccctcttcaccctcttcgtcctcttcatcatcttcactcTCTTTATCCACCCCACcctctccattctcaacgCCCTCTTTATCTTTATTCATTTTACCTTCATCCTTTTCCTTATTTTCATCTCCTCGCTTTACATCTTTCGATTCAtttcctctttcctcttcactctcttcattgacttctgctgctttgttttcttcatcttgatgcTCATCTGGTTTAGATATGTGTCtcgtcttggccttctcctcttcctccctcgAATCGACTACATCATCTTGGTTCTGCCCTTTATCGTTGCCTCGGTTCTTCTCCCCCCCATCCTCCCAGTCATTGTCCGAGTCCCACGAGACCGAGCCGTGGTGATCCCAGGCATCGTAGTAACCATGGTGCCtttcgtcgtcgccgtcatcggGGTCGTCGTTCTCCTcgacgctgctgccgtcgtcCCGATCGTGGTTCATGTGCTTCCAGTCGGTGACgtccatgatgatggcggcctGGTCCATGCCGTAGGcgtccttgagctccttccacttcctctcctccatcttccccacTTCCGTCATGTCACCGACATGGTGATAGTGGCTGATGAGGGAGTCCATGATGCGGATCTTCTTCGGATGGCCGACCGGCAGCTTCGTCTCGGTGTCGTAGCAGCGTAGGACGTCTCGGAGCAGAACGTCGCCcatctcttgctcttctccctccctctccccttctcctcctcctcccccctccccttctccctctactcctccctcttctccctccttcaTATAGAGATTACCAAGATAGGTCGACGCTTCCAGCGTGAGCATGTGGGCGCTCCCGAGTAGGTCCCTAAGACCATCTCGGCCCCCCCTTTATCAGTTCCTTGGCGCTCTCACCTTCGTCCTGCCCCTCCTGCGCCTCGTGCTGCTGGTGGGACGCATCTAGCTTCAGCTGCCCGAGGCGGAGCCGGGCCTCGAACCACTTTGTTCTGGCGGCCGTGGCCGCCCTCGCCCCGACTTCCGTCTCCGGCCTCCCGGGCTTTGGTTCACTCAGGCTCAGGAAGCCGGCGAGAGCTTCCCGGATTTGCTCGTACGCCTCGTCAAACTTCCTCATCTCCCGGTAGACGCAGCCTAGACTGAGTTTGGCCTCGAGTAGGTGCAGATGGGCGTCGCCCTTGTGGTTCGCATCTCCACTGTCGAGAGCGGCGAAGCCTTCCACTGCGAGCTTGTACTTGCTCAGGGCGGTGGCCTTGGACCGCTTGCCTGGGATCAGGGCGCAGACCTTTGCGTAGTCCATGAGAGCCAGCAGCGTCGTTTTGTCCGTCAGTTTACTCTCTAGCCCTCCCTCTTCGTGCGCCTTGGCGTTGGATTTCGCAGCCATGTTCTTGAATCCAGTGTAGGCCTTCTTGTACATCTCCTGCGCCTCGGCGAGCTTGTTCATTTCGAGGTGGATGGTGCCCAGCGTCTGGGCCGTGCTCGCGGTCTGCTTGTGGCTGCCCCCCAACGCCTTTTCGCATCCCTGGTACGCCCACTCGACCTTCTCCCTGGCCTCCTCGAGTCTTCTCTGGGCCAAGTACACCTTgccaagcagccagcttGCCCGCAGCGTCTGAGGGTGGTAGGCGCCGACGCTCCCCCCTCAACTTGTCTGCGGCCATTTGGAGGAGGgtctcggcctcgtcctTTTCATCGAGCCTCTCGTATATTTCTCCCAGCTTGCTCGCTGCCTCCAGGTAGGTCAGGCTCTCCTCCCCTTCCAAGATTTTGAGGCTCTTGAGCGCCAGGTCAACCCGTTTCGCGGCGTCGGGGAGCTTCCTCTTGTCTTCGAATACCCTGCCGAGGAAGAGCCTGACCTGGCATTCGTCGAGGTCGTTTCCCGCCTCGGTCCTGATTCtatccagctgctcaatgatggcgttgaggaGCCTCACCGCGCTGTCCATGCCGTTCTTGCCGGTGGAATAGACGCTTCTGGCGCGgcccagcttggcctggATGCTCAGGCGGATCATgtcttgctgctctgcgcGGCCCTGCGACTGGGACTCGACCTGTGAGAAGTACCCCTCGGCCATGTCTAGTCTCGGCGGCCGGCTGGACAGGCTGTTCTGGCCCAGCGCGTTGAGGATGGACAGCCGCAGCACGTCGGTGCCGGCATTGTTCGCCCTGGTGACGACGGCCAGCGCGAGATCGAACTGCCTCTGGGCGTCGTCGAACTTCTGCTGCTTGGTGAAGAGCAGGCCGAGGTGGTACCTGACCAGCACCAGGATGAGGTGCTCGCGCTCGTCCTCCATCTGATACTCCAGGGCCGTCTCGCCGTCCCGCAGGGGACGACCGAAGCGCTCGAAGAAGCCGGCTAGCGCGCGCATCAGGTAGAGCTGGGCGTCGGCGAACTTGGACCTGAGCATGCAGTTGacgccgagatggagggcgGTGATGGGGATCAGCAAATGGTTCATGCGGAACATGGTATCGAATCGCTTGAGCGCGCGCTGGTAGACGCCGGCCGCCCGCTCATCCcgtctgctcttctccttgaaCACCTGCGACATGCGGCCGACCCAGAGGCCTTCGAAggcttcaatctcctttggCGCGTTGCCGAACCTCCTGAGCGCCCGCCGGTACGTCTTCGCGGCGCCGCTGAAGTCGACCTCTCCGACCTTGAGGAGCGTCAACTCCGTGATGGAGTCTAGCTCCAGCCGGTACCACCCCtggttggccttggcctcgttgcTGAGCTTTACTGGGCTTCCCGGCGCGGCTGATGGGGCGTCCGGGCCCTGAgcagcctccttcttcgcAGTGCCTGCCCTGAACCGCACCGGCCTCTTGCTCTccctttccatcttcttctttctctcatcGCACCCGGCCAGCACGTCTTCGAATAGCCCTTTGGCC from Trichoderma atroviride chromosome 3, complete sequence encodes the following:
- a CDS encoding uncharacterized protein (EggNog:ENOG41~MEROPS:MER0000432), whose product is MPNQAQFTPHDPRDGPPVQNATALKEYWTNSFNWNIAQSHLNEHPPQFTTTIDGVGNYSHSIPLHFVHRQSPRKDAIPLLFVHGYPGSFLKVDRVIDRYIDPPSNETAFHVVAPRLPGFGFSPAPEYPGLGLREAGQVFHNLMLQLGYNKYIVHGGDLGSHTVRYMAIDHTESVRALHTNLWHPVPNKNDVERFNAKNSTAEEAFPISVLATSRLSYLGQRQVFENQSLQ
- a CDS encoding uncharacterized protein (EggNog:ENOG41) — translated: MLTLEASTYLGNLYMKEGEEGGVEGEGEGGGGGEGEREGEEQEMGDVLLRDVLRCYDTETKLPVGHPKKIRIMDSLISHYHHVGDMTEVGKMEERKWKELKDAYGMDQAAIIMDVTDWKHMNHDRDDGSSVEENDDPDDGDDERHHGYYDAWDHHGSVSWDSDNDWEDGGEKNRGNDKGQNQDDVVDSREEEEKAKTRHISKPDEHQDEENKAAEVNEESEEERGNESKDVKRGDENKEKDEGKMNKDKEGVENGEGGVDKESEDDEEDEEGEEGEEGEEGEEGEEGEEGEEGEESEEDEEDEEDEEDEENEESEEDEEDEEDEEDEEDEEGEESEEDEEDEEDEEGEEGEEGEEDEEGEESEEGEEGEEDEEGEEGEEDEEGEEDEESEDEENEESEEDEESEEDEESEEDEESEEGEEGEEGEEGEEGEESEEGEESEEGEESEESKEDKENKESKEVKV